One Nonomuraea angiospora DNA segment encodes these proteins:
- a CDS encoding TetR/AcrR family transcriptional regulator: MILSTSERKGDARERLLARLLDAFDEALPSPEVSLREIAARTETSHALLRYHFGSLPGVLAAMLKAQRSRDNEALFAAAQQGTFADLVVAIWRTYTRPEQLSRVRGFFHVVGLAAYRPEEFREFIDSLDDLTKMLASLAEREGHDAGEALTMATVTVAAIRGLLLQEVLTPGVHSENAVDLILRMLPGNAAGVHSDDGVRPHHQAGRPAPARDRHGV; encoded by the coding sequence GTGATCCTGTCAACCTCGGAACGCAAAGGCGACGCACGCGAGCGCCTCCTGGCCCGGCTCCTCGACGCCTTCGACGAGGCCCTTCCCTCACCGGAGGTGTCGCTCCGTGAGATCGCCGCCCGGACCGAGACCAGCCACGCCCTCCTGCGATACCACTTCGGGTCACTCCCGGGCGTCCTGGCGGCCATGCTCAAGGCGCAGCGATCTCGTGACAACGAGGCCCTTTTCGCAGCCGCCCAGCAGGGCACCTTTGCCGACCTCGTCGTGGCGATCTGGCGGACCTACACCCGCCCGGAGCAGTTGTCGCGTGTCCGCGGCTTCTTCCACGTCGTAGGGCTGGCCGCGTACAGGCCGGAGGAGTTCCGTGAGTTCATCGACTCGCTCGACGACCTGACCAAAATGCTGGCCTCACTCGCGGAACGCGAAGGGCACGACGCCGGGGAAGCGCTGACCATGGCCACCGTCACCGTTGCCGCGATCCGGGGCCTGCTCTTACAGGAAGTCCTGACTCCAGGAGTCCACTCGGAGAACGCCGTCGACTTGATCCTGCGCATGCTCCCTGGCAACGCGGCCGGTGTTCACTCAGACGATGGAGTACGCCCGCACCATCAAGCAGGTCGTCCCGCACCAGCGCGTGATCGTCATGGTGTATGA